The genomic region GCTGCCATAGAAGCTAATGCAGCACTGCTGGTTATTATTTAATTCTGAAGCAGAatacactgatttctgtgcaaccatgtaatatgaatatgaaaaaaaacttacattgtaaatgttattgtatatatacagtatgttgtgagTGGGTTCCTGAGCTAATGTAACTGATAGCAGCCTAGAGCATATGCTGCACAACTTGTAAAGAGtatcatttaataaatgtttacaatGCACTGCTGAAAATTAGCACTGCTTCTAAATGCACTTACAAATCCACATCCTGTATGACTAATTAGCAATATATTTACTGTACGTGCAGATGTAAAAACTGCAACCCTGTCAGGTCCTGGAGAGTACGCAGGCACACTAGGGAGACAAATGTcagtattgtacagtatattcctgtACTAGCAATGCCACATAGTGCTTTCTCAGAGTTGCGATACACTGCAACTCTAGATTGAGTAGGACTCAGCAAGTTGAGAATACTCTGTGAAGTTTTATATTTGGGCCCAAAAGCAGAGACATCAACCACCCACACTTCATGAAGTTATAATGATCCACTCCCGGCCTTTCAGAGAATACTGCTGGCATATACTGTAGTACTgatatactggggctcatttatcaacactgggcaaatttgcccatgggcagttacccatagcaacccatcagtgaatatctttttaaagccagctgcaagtagaacaatgaatgcagcaatttgattggttgccatgggttactgcccatgggcaaatttgcccagtgtttataaatgacccccactgactccTATTGAAGTACACTGAAAGTGCCTGAAACATCAAGTACAGTCGATTCTTGCCCTGAAAACACAGATTAGAACATTTTAATAATCCCCTTGTATTAGCACTGCAAGGTTTCCATAAGGGTTGTGGTACACCAGACGTTTTGTCCATTGGAGTTGAGCAGCAGACATGGGAATATTTGCAGACATGTAAAAAGCAGGCACACGGGTGTAATCCTCACAGGTTCAGGCTTAGTGACggtggggtacatttatcaaagagtgaagttccgccactagagtgaaattccgcagctctcaattcatttcaatgggattttgaaaggcgtgtttatcaatgggtgaaagtgaaagttcacccgctgataaatacgcctataaaaatcccatagaaatgaatggagagtggcggaatttcactctagtggcagaacttcactattgacttcattctttgataaatatacccctatgaatcCTGTGACAGTGTATGACATGTCAGCAACACCTTAACACAAAGCTTaagtataataaaatatcttTGGCCAAAAATACACTTGGCACTGCAAAGATAGCATACTCATAGTCTCACAGTcactggttgaattagcacatgttcatacatgtgagcagtaacgccacgtcaaggcttcaaccctgttaCTGACCATTCACTCCGGGCGTAACATGCCTCAGGGGAAATCCAATGTGAATAATTTGCCATTGGCTCCCCTATAAGTGAGATGACATCTCACTCTATGTAACATTGAAATATTATCACTTATACATTATAACAGTTTTATAATATTATACTAACCACAGTAAAGCTTAAAACCGGAGGCTGAAAAGGCACATGTCTATGAAGATCACCCTTTGCTCATATCATTCTATTTAATGctctagctgatccagaggaaggaaaaaaaaccccatctgaagctgttgccaatttgccccagagagtgggggaaaaaaatccttcctgatctGGATCAGCagtgtattataaaaatggtgAACATTGCACAGACACATGCATGAAGGCAAAGCAGGTTGCAATATTAGCCCCTGTTGCCTTATTGTTACGCCCTTGtcctttcatatctcacattctctcacacattcacacaccatgCGCTGCATATACTATTATACTATCCTAtcctatactattatatatactattatacctCGTGATTAGAATTGTATATCAATACTTATCTTTACCTATCTAtacatatcaatacatttttatacatatctATATCTTACCCGTTCCCATTTTGAAATTGTTCAGTGGCAGCTGATGGGAGGGAACAATTGAGGAGAAAGTTAGTACTTTCCTACTTATTTCAGCCAAGCGGAACTGGAAAAAGAAAAGCCAGGAATGTTGTTTTCTTCCTCTGCACCAATGTTTATCTTAGGTGACTCCAAGAATGACAGCTTCTTTCCATATGGCATGAAGCGCTTCTTTGatggctgaaaaataaaaaaagcattaaataCTGATATTACATCCAAGTGGTCATAAATAAATAGCACTGTTGATTTTGTACAGTACAATATTCTGGTAAggcaataaataatgtaaaaaatcaaATAGGCAGAAGAGAAATATTGTGTGTACCAGTGAGCATTCATTCCTTTTTAGTGTTTGGCAAAACATACTTACTGCTTTTGGCTGGAAAGGGGGTGGTATtctcttcctctccagctccacCCAGTTGATCGATGAGTAGAATGGGTGGTGTCTCACGCTCCCATAAACACCGAGACGCTTCTGAGGATCCTTTTCCAGGAGCTAaggttaaaatataattatttaataatgcaAGAATTTGAgaacaaaatagaaaacaaaaggtTTAATCTTTTTGTCAGGAATTTGTGATAAAATATTACCAATCCTCTACCTCACTGCTCATACCAACCTTTCCTAGAAGATCCTTCAAATCTTCATTCAGGGAAGGAGGGATGTTCGGCTCATCATTGATGGTAGACTGAATGACTTTCTCATTGTTGCTACCATCATAAAATGGGCTAATACCAGTGGCCATTTCACATATGATTATGCCCAATGACCACCAGTCAACTGCCACATTGTAGCGCCTCTTCTGCAGGACCtgggaaacaaaaagaaaataccagAATTAATTCACTTAACAAATGAATTCTCCAGTGGTGGTGTAAATGGTGTAAAAATATGGAATTGTATTTCTTACCTCTGGTGCCATGTATCCAAGTGTCCCTGCTCGGCCAATGATGGTCCTGTCACCGAACATGTTCTTAACTGCCAGACCAAAGTCACATATTTTTATGTGACCCTCTTGATCCAGCATGATGTTTTCGGGCTTCAGATCTCTGTAATAGAGAATAAAGTATTTATACAGGTGTtagaaataataacaatttaaacattagagAGACCAGAGCTATACTGACCGATGGACAATGCCGCTGCGGTGGAGGAATTCCAGACCACAAACAATCTCCGCTGAATGGAAcctaaaaagaaaatagtttacaTAATTCATATAATTGCCCATGTATTTATTGCACAATTACTCAATAGAATTATAATGCATTTTCTGTGCCAGTTCATTTCAACTAAAGCACAATCCCATCCAATACTTACAGTACTCTGCTCATCTCCAGATGTCCATATCTTGCCAGATGATCTTCAATGCTGCCCCCACGGATGAACTCCATAGTGATGAACGCATGCCGCTGATTACAATGatgattaaaaaggaaaataagaattggcacaaaaatgaaacaatttaaaCACCAATATTGCTCAAAATATTAACCTGTGTTTGAAATGCAGCGTAACCATGGCACAGGAATGGGCTTGCACTGGCGAGCTTAAGCACACTGGCCTCAGTCACGATGCTGCTGAACCGGCACCCAGGTTTTTTCTTTATGATCTTCATAGCCACATATTTCTTCCTCTCACCTAGTGTAGCCAACATAACCTGAAAAAGGCAGTGTGAAGAGAGTTCAtattaatgcatatttatataaataattggtTGAAAAACGACAGCACTTTCTGAACTCGGTACTTTGTAATTGAATGCAAATTTAATACCCACACATATCCTACTTATGCCACAAATTGGGGCATTACTCACCTTGCCAAAACTTCCTTGACCAAGCTTAGAATAGAAGGTGAAGTTGTCAATACTCAGTGGATTACatcctgtagcatcaacttcttCTCCCTTGCTTCCAGCTATTGGAGAAAAAGATATCTATTATTAGGTCCTACATCTTAACAACTCTATCTGCAGTATAAATAGCAAATTTCTGgccaattatattatatttgtgctGCATGAGGCTAATTGGGTTTGGTGTTTAAGACAACAAATCATGACAAATGAACACTGGGATAGGAGTGACGTGTGTGTGTCCAGGGTCATGTTGACTACCAATACCAGACttttcaaatataatatatatatgggcatatttatcaaatagtgtaGTCAGAGATCggcacagtctgctagagtgaaattccgtcactctcctttcatttctctgggatttttaaaacagtatttatcaatgggtgaaagttcaccctttgataaatatgcctttcaaaatgccaaagaaatgaaagaagagtgtcagaatttcactctagtggactgtggagatGTCTGatttcactatttgataaatatgcaccataGTGTGAGGCATCAATATTTTAGCGAGTTTTATAGCCATATACAAATAACAGTAAACGATTAAGGGACAGTTGACAACCATGGGGGTATTTCTCTGATGAAAATCTCACAGCAATTCCTTTCCACCATCTTTTCTTACCTGCTTCTCCATCTTCCCTGTTGTTGATTTGCTTCCTCTGTGGCTCATCACTTCTGGGTCTCTCCGTGGATTTTTCTTTTGTCTTCTTAAAAAATAACagaattataataaaaacagatttagtttcaaaagtaaaattctttttattcaaGTAAATGGTGGCTATATGTTTTCCCTACCCTGCACTGTAGCTGTGTGAACTATAACTAATTAAATTTGCCTAGAGAATACTAACACTCCACTGATGTCTGggatgaaaataaacaaaaactgaATTGCTCACCTCTGGGGCTGTGTATTCCAGTGCCCCTTTCTGAATGGTGTTGGTCGTGTCATCTTGGTCCAGCAGGATGTTTTGTGGTGCGATATACCTGTAACGGACAATAAGGCATTTATACAGGTGTTAGAAATAGATGGAGATGCTGGGTGAGGGAAATTAGGGAATATTATGGGTAAAATGAAGATATTGTGGTTCTAACTGTAAAGTTACTCAATAGTTTTAGAATCCTTTATTTCCCGTGCCAGTGCCTCTCCCTGTAATCTCCCCACTTACAGTTTTCTGGTTATCCTTAGACACCAAAATCGCACCAGCTGATCTCCAACAAACTCCATCATGAGGAAGGCATAATGCTGgttacacatacaaataaaagaaaaaataattagaaaatatagCATACCCTGAATTagatgtctatatatatatatatatatatatatatatatatatatatatatatatatacaatgtttaaagtgatggcactcgcagaatttaaacagtaaaagacaaaatatataaaagaaaaaaaaaagtttattcgtccaacgtttcggtcacaCACAGAAACCTTTGTCAAGGAAAGGctgtacgtgctggcggttcagggctcaggcagCCAAGAATGTACCCcatacgttctcctgcagctgagcccttctctctgcatcggcggcttttgtcGGCCGTTGCAGAGAGTCAGGAAgaatgacagccccctgggcaacgaggctggagGGCTGTCAAGTTGGATCTGCGAAGCGATTGTCACACATccaacttcaaagtagcagatgcGCCATGTATGGCGCTTCTGCTACTTCCTTACCTCCTCTCCGTTGCAcacccgcccactcacttcctgcctTGGACTcctccagcgatcctcctgctacaaaaatggtaagtgcatgtttttttttacacaatgcacTTTAAGTACATTtatgcacttacacacacattttagtaaagattggcattttttattttagcacacttggtcccttttgtacacttatttacacttatttacatgtatttgcgtACTCAGaccacttttagaagtgcacaaacatgtatacacaaaaactcacaaaacaagtgtttttttttttttaactttttctttgtaccattatcttttgtttgtttttgcctaaaaacttgtTATTTTGACAGTGTAACTATTGGATCATTTTctccactaattacgctgtcggatcaatttttttgttattttgttgatttacactagttttattgcaattttagccctgcattattgttccttgtgtatttttagtatagttttgctgttttatgctttggtatagaaagatatattttacttagtttgatctgccagaatatatgctttccaaaaatatatggttttctggtggtctttttacagtttgagggccttacggcacataacgcacagttggggctctcttttcagcagcttagttggctagcgtgaaaatacatatgcacgtttttcatttggggtccatatacaccacatactttggtaaatctatgcatattgggcatcaaactattcagtagacctctgacgtccatatttagggtgatttttctttgtacgtaaaaaattgtgtgcgataaatgtggcaaactgcaacgtttttaggcgattttcagaaatgtaaaaaacctctatatttagaaaagctttgcagtttggtagtttggtgtagaaagaagTCTTTATCATTgttagattcgtcagaatatgtactttccaaatatatatggttttgtgttttttttttgctgtaaaggagggtcttgaggcacataatatgaagtcaagggtctatgttcacagaaggcgaatcagcagcagagaaaactcatatgcactattttcatttgggatccgcacatgccagctgccttagtatatcaatgcatattgggcataaaaatgttcagtagacccttggcatcaatatttatggtattATACAATTTTATGAAAGAAATTGGGTGACATAAATGTGGCCAATTCCAATATTTtaaggtgattttcagaaatgtaaaaacggcttttatcgccaaatttaggaaacgacttggtactttggagtagaaagacatgcatacccaatttggatttgcgggaatgtgtactttccgaaaatatatggttttctgattttgctgtacctgaaatgtggaaattttgcaacttggtgctttggagtagaaagacatgcatacccaatttggatttgcgggaatgtgtaatttccgaaactatatggttttttggggtgaacttaattttttctatctatctatctactgtctatctatccctctatctatctatctgtctctctatctgtctgtctgtctatctgtctgtctatctgtctctctatctatctctctgtctgacgtctgtctgtctatctatcgtctgtctgtctacctctctatctgtctgtctgtctatctatccatcatctgtttgactatctctctatctgtctatatctctctctgtctgtctatctgtctgtctatctatctatcaatctatctatcaatctatctgtctatatctctgtttatgtctatctgtctgtctgtctagctctctatctgtctgtctgtctctctatctgtatgtctatctatttatctatcatctgtctatctatctatctatctatctatctatctatctatctatctatctatctatctatctatttctatctgtctatctatctatctatctatcgtctgtctatccctctatctatctatctatctgtctctctatctgtctatctgtctgtctgtctatctgtctgtctatctgtctctctatctatctctctgtctgacgtctgtctgtctatctattgtctgtctgtctacctctctatctgtctgtctgtctatctgtctatctatccatcatctgtttcactatctctctatctgtctatatctctctctgtctgtctatctgtctgtctatctatctatcaatttttctatcaatctatctgtctatatctctgtctatgtctatctgtctgtctgtctagctctctatctgtctgtatctctatctatctatctatctatctatctatctatctatctagctatctacctatcatctgtctgtctatctgtctatctgtcgtctatctatctatctatctatcatctatctatctatctatctatctatctatctatccgtctatatatctatctgtctatctatctgtatgtctgtctgtggggcccagcaacatctagttacgccactgtatctatctatctatctatctatctatctatctatctatctatctacctatcatttgtctgtctatctgtctatctgtcgtctatctatctatctatctatctatctatctctgtctgtctgtctgtctgtctatctttatctctctctctgtctgtctatatctatctattgctctttgtctgtctatctctctatctgtctgtctgtctatctctctctgtctttctgtctgtctatttgtcaatctatctctgtctctccatctatctatctatctatctatctatctatctctctctctctctctctgtctgtctgtctgtctatctatatctctcgctctgtctgtctatctatcatctgtctatctctctgtctgtctatatctatctatctattgctctttgtctgtctatctctctctgtctgtctatctatctatctatctatctatctctctttctctcggttaatctgtctgtctatctgtctatctctgtctgtctctctatctttctatttatttctctttctatcGGTtaatctgtttgtctgtctgtctttctatctgtttatctccgtctgtctctctatctgtctatctatctatctatttctatctgtcatctgtctatctatctgtctgtctatctatctatctatctatctatctatctatctatctatctatctactgttgatctatctatctatctatctatctatctatctatctatctatctatctatcatctgtctgtctatccctCTATCCCTCTGTCTgtcgtctgtctgtctatctatcgtctgtctgtctacctctctatctgtctgtctgtctatctgtctatctatctatcatctgtttgactatctctctatctgtctatatctctctctgtctgtctatctgcctgtctatctatctatcgatctatctatgtctgtctatctgtatgtctctctctctctctctctctctctctatgtatcatctgtctatctctctgtctgtctatgtctatctatctatctctctatctatatgtCTCTGTCtagctctctgtctctctgtctatctatctttctaccTATCTGTCATCGGTCTTtccgtctatctatctgtctacctctctatctatctgtctgtctgtctatctctctctctctgtctgtctgtatatctatctatatctctctctgtccgtccgtctgtctgtctgtctgtatatctatctgtctatctatttatctctatctcactgtatctctctctcactatctgtctatctatctatctatctatctatctatctatctatctatctatctatctatctatctatatctgtctgtctatctttctgtctgtctgtctgtctgtctgtctatctatctatctatctatctatctatctatctatctatctatggtcTGTCTGACTATCtgcctatctatctgtctatctatctgtatccatctatctgtctgtctgtccatctatctgtctctctatctgtctatctctctatctgtttatctatctatctctgtctaactgtctttctgtctatctatctatctatcatctgtctagctatctacctatcatctgtctgtctatctgtctatctgtcgtctatctatctatctatctatcatctatctatctatctatctatctatccgtctatatatctatctgtctatctatctgtatgtctgtctgtggggcccagcaacatctagttacgccactgtatctatctatctatctatctatctacctatcatttgtctgtctatctgtctatctgtcgtctatctatctatctatctatctatctatctctgtctgtctgtctgtctatctttatctctctctctgtctgtctatatctatctattgctctttgtctgtctatctctctatctgtctgtctgtctatctctctctgtctttctgtctgtctatttgtcaatctatctctgtctctccatctatctatctatctatctatctctctctctctctctctctgtctgtctgtctgtctatctatatctctcgctctgtctgtctatctatcatctgtctatctctctgtctgtctatatctatctatctattgctctttgtctgtctatctctctctgtctgtctatctatctatctatctatctatctatctctctttctctcggttaatctgtctgtctatctgtctatctctgtctgtctctctatctttctatttatttctctttctatcGGTtaatctgtttgtctgtctgtctttctatctgtttatctccgtctgtctctctatctgtctatctatcatctgtctgtctatctgtctgtctgtgtctgtctgtctatctatctatctatctatctatctatctatctatctatctatctatctatctatctatctatttctatctgtcatctgtctatctatctgtctgtctatctatctatctatctatctatctactgttgatctatctatctatctatctatctatcatctgtctgtctatccctCTATCCCTCTGTCTgtcgtctgtctgtctatctatcgtctgtctgtctacctctctatctgtctgtctgtctatctgtctatctatctatcatctgtttgactatctctctatctgtctatatctctctctgtctgtctatctgcctgtctatctatctatcgatctatctatgtctgtctatctgtatgtctctctctctctctctctctatgtatcatctgtctatctctctgtctgtctatgtctatctatctatctctctatctatatgtCTCTGTCtagctctctgtctctctgtctatctatctttctaccTATCTGTCATCGGTCTTtccgtctatctatctgtctacctctctatctatctgtctgtctgtctatctctctctctctgtctgtctgtatatctatctatatctctctctgtccgtccgtctgtctgtctgtctgtctgtctgtatatctatctgtctatctatttatctctatctcactgtatctctctctcactatctgtctatctatctatctatctatctatctatctatctatctatctatctatatctgtctgtctatctttctgtctgtctgtctgtctgtctatctatctatctatctatctatctatctatctatctatctatggtcTGTCTGACTATCtgcctatctatctgtctatctatctgtatccatctatctgtctgtctgtccatctatctgtctctctatctgtctatctctctatctgtttatctatctatctctgtctaactgtctttctgtctatctatctatctatcatctgtctatctctctgtctatctatctgtctctccatctgtctgtctgtctgtctgtctctctatctgtctgtatgtatatctatctatcatctatatctatctatctatctatctatctctttctcaataaacatggaaataaacatgaaatagcaaaataatagCTGGAGAGGATTATTtaatctgtatgtctgtctgtctagctctctttctgtctgtctgtctatctgtctgtctgtctatatatgtgtctatctatctatctatctatctatctatctatctatctatctctctctctctctctctctctctctgtctgtctatctatatctctctctctctgtctgtctgtctatcaatcatctgtctatctctctgtttgtctatatctatctatctatctctctctgtccgtccgtctgtctgtatatctatctatctgtctatctatttatctctatctcactgtatctctctctcactatctatctgtctgtctatttatctatccagaGGCGGGCCTGtccggccgggcgccctaggcagcccagcctgATAGCTCGCCCCCCATCTCCGTCTCTCCGCAGCAGGGCCCGCATGCGCATCAGTAGCGCTCGCATGCTCATGCGCGGTATCAGCGCTCGTGTGTGCATGCGTGGTATCAGCGCTCGCGTGCGCAGTACCACTTTCCATACGAGCATACACAGAAGCAGCATTCAGGGGCGCAGGTCTAGTGACAGGTCTgatctaggagtaggcagaagaggtagctgtaGCTGAGGTagctatctctctgtctgtctatctatcatctgtctttctgtctatctctctgtctgtctgtctatctctctctgtctgtctatctatctatctatttctctatctatcagtttatctgtctgtctgtctgtctatctgtctatctctgtctgtctctctatctgtctatctatctctcactctatttatctatctatctctcactatctatctatctctatctcactatgtatctctatctatctatctatcatctgtctatctctctgtctatgtttatctatctgtctctctatcgGTCTGTATGTATATCTATCGTctatatctatctagctatctctctctttctcaataaacatggaaatagcaaaataatagCTGGAGAGGATTATTTAAaagtgggtgtggccaaaaattaTGGACGTGTCCATTCCCTCATTTTCtgacccaattcaagcactgtacctaatagtatgtgggaaatacattGCTGCAGAGTGGAAGTTTTATGTGGaagtgatttttgaaaatgtccctaaaattgccaaacttagg from Xenopus laevis strain J_2021 chromosome 1S, Xenopus_laevis_v10.1, whole genome shotgun sequence harbors:
- the LOC121399300 gene encoding protein kinase C theta type-like, yielding MATGISPFYDGSNNEKVIQSTINDEPNIPPSLNEDLKDLLGKLLEKDPQKRLGVYGSVRHHPFYSSINWVELERKRIPPPFQPKAVSMFCQTLKRNECSLVHTIFLFCLFDFLHYLLPYQNIVLYKINSAIYL